A DNA window from Selenomonas sp. oral taxon 126 contains the following coding sequences:
- a CDS encoding IS110 family transposase produces the protein MIAHPKQNLIRAFIVLILDRRPCGRRRHIRHHLLTLRGKHFPRPALPLHPKYVKAIRGKKTDKKDAKWIADIFKHGLVSGSFIPPADIRQLRDLMRYRSKLTGFSSGEKNRAQNCLTVSNIKLDDVFSDVFGKTASAITTQLLEANAPFDVSPFLSKKLKASAEEIQAAVDGSICTHQAGKMRVIRSHEEREIQCRALPQGRCSS, from the coding sequence ATCATTGCGCATCCAAAACAGAATCTCATCCGCGCGTTCATAGTCCTCATTCTCGATCGCCGCCCCTGCGGCCGCCGCCGCCACATCCGTCACCATCTTCTGACGCTCCGAGGCAAGCATTTCCCCCGACCAGCCCTCCCTTTACATCCCAAGTATGTCAAGGCCATCCGTGGCAAGAAGACAGACAAGAAGGATGCCAAATGGATTGCCGATATTTTCAAGCACGGTCTTGTCTCCGGCAGCTTTATCCCGCCCGCCGACATCCGTCAGCTTAGAGATCTGATGCGATACCGCTCCAAACTCACAGGTTTCTCCTCCGGGGAAAAGAACCGTGCCCAAAACTGTCTTACAGTTTCCAATATCAAATTGGATGATGTGTTCTCGGATGTCTTCGGCAAGACTGCCTCTGCCATTACCACCCAACTGCTTGAAGCGAATGCCCCCTTTGACGTAAGCCCCTTCCTGAGCAAGAAACTCAAAGCGTCTGCCGAGGAAATTCAAGCGGCCGTCGATGGCAGTATCTGCACACATCAGGCAGGAAAGATGCGTGTTATCCGCTCCCATGAGGAACGAGAAATACAATGCCGCGCTTTACCGCAAGGCAGATGTTCCTCCTAG
- a CDS encoding ADP-ribosyltransferase-containing protein: TVAALQSPEGAEDLEAVARAAGISDEELSETIAREGLLYVPVEKYAQSAASPALLEAVSFSPEADSIARMKMNARALTDAMEKAQKDAVRARTQAVHAIVNAWFPEAPVHADEKEKLRRDVEREMAIAAITQDPDSPAHGWRVLYDMFTAERDALLHPALDALARGMKKGVDILQNGEDGRGIRVSNNAPWYQEYYKENGKAPNQEQLRDLAYLLTVGDVSAPKVEGWMPSSQEAADAMEAARGQLDELNAHIGTLSNIKDRMMQLDAAEVRATQGLTPEAYGVYHAVMAKLREIGGVQAQAARLNALLFAARADAVARVMREKGGRPDYTARDYFDAFVLRDGGRGETGGGFAQKEIQSQKEAVRKQYEGTAQWMKAPNGKATNLTEDQWLTVRTSAFKAWFGDWEAANALEFALHGDPVTSLTGQEFQPDGVKLTDKVPLWYKAHFNGVASNPELGEVKLDLEGVKDSMGHGMGREKAAAYAAVPYIIEHGIVYDRQMNWKQRGYDTAVIIAPIKFAGQDYIGEVVVKRQPNRQGFYLHEVEIQKKLESAFKTPTKGGAPQASRLIIADHLEKVKDCSKVVDENGEPLVVYHGSDAKFDVFDKTKGRSGMDIQGMFFSPWKEDAQGYGGNVRAFFLNIKNPANEGRGYKALNRYQGQNYAGIKAREDLTAEGYDGVNNSDEEFIAFEPNQIKSVDNNGAFSFDDMNIFHQSAWHGSPQDAVSSEMAAVRKRYEGTPQWMMAPNGKPTNLTEEEWLAVRTPAFKAAFGDWEQVAAAAIPKIRVQNVQEAKDVLRALGNKPLKNEATGVVASVSKRGRGKLISSGARRLSEENGYTAEEHLLVAANVEQLFPHAVLSETHADRSGELVSVKLFSALVLLGKKPAIACFTVKETTNAGHKIYSVQMLELKKSAGTLPRSAVKRSSASADLSKISIAELADQFNPLFGRLDENGEPLPSVLSSRLAQAQQRAIYGEFSKENGKKIITLFAGANPSTMLHEMGHMFLDDLDALAQFDEASAKDLATVNEWAEWHEGAAKEYADTPWAQEFREHEKAIRAALTSGDAIALRAARSRWRHERFARGFELYLYEGKAPSKALRGVFRRFKQLLRRIYQFVKDVGGKPSPEVEAVMARMIASEEEIKAAELDERWRPVDRLGGKEALDDLLGENVADTYAKWLEEAREDAEDILRARVMKDLRKEARKEFKARVEAERERKRVQLENEPVYLAEAAIRAQMAAMRLWMRSRGRWRRSAETQRWRLWAGGCGLFLKIRPTKTMIRRYNLV; this comes from the coding sequence ACGGTGGCGGCGCTGCAGTCTCCTGAGGGGGCTGAGGATCTGGAAGCGGTTGCCCGCGCGGCGGGGATTTCGGATGAGGAGCTGTCTGAGACGATTGCGCGGGAGGGGCTGCTCTATGTTCCCGTAGAAAAGTATGCGCAGTCGGCGGCTTCTCCTGCTCTGCTGGAGGCGGTGTCGTTCTCGCCGGAGGCGGATTCGATTGCGCGGATGAAGATGAATGCACGGGCGCTGACGGATGCGATGGAGAAGGCGCAGAAGGATGCGGTGAGGGCGCGGACACAGGCTGTGCATGCGATTGTGAATGCGTGGTTTCCCGAGGCGCCTGTGCACGCGGATGAGAAGGAGAAGCTGCGCCGCGATGTGGAGCGTGAGATGGCGATTGCGGCGATTACGCAGGATCCCGATAGCCCCGCGCATGGCTGGCGGGTGCTCTATGATATGTTTACGGCGGAGCGCGATGCGCTGCTGCATCCTGCGCTGGATGCGCTCGCGCGCGGGATGAAGAAGGGGGTGGATATTCTCCAAAACGGCGAAGATGGACGCGGGATCCGTGTGTCGAATAATGCGCCGTGGTATCAGGAGTATTACAAGGAAAATGGCAAGGCACCAAATCAGGAGCAGCTGCGTGACCTTGCCTATCTGCTGACGGTGGGTGATGTGTCCGCCCCCAAGGTGGAGGGATGGATGCCGTCCTCGCAGGAGGCGGCGGATGCGATGGAGGCGGCACGCGGGCAGCTGGATGAGCTGAATGCACATATCGGGACGCTCTCGAACATTAAGGACCGTATGATGCAGCTGGATGCGGCGGAGGTGCGGGCGACGCAGGGGCTGACGCCTGAGGCCTACGGTGTCTATCATGCGGTGATGGCAAAGCTGAGGGAGATCGGCGGGGTGCAGGCGCAGGCGGCGCGGTTGAATGCGCTGCTCTTTGCCGCCCGTGCGGATGCGGTGGCGCGTGTGATGCGCGAGAAGGGGGGCAGGCCTGACTATACGGCAAGGGATTATTTCGATGCGTTTGTGCTGCGTGATGGCGGGCGCGGGGAAACGGGCGGCGGCTTTGCGCAGAAGGAGATACAGTCGCAGAAGGAGGCAGTCCGCAAGCAGTACGAGGGTACAGCGCAGTGGATGAAAGCCCCGAACGGGAAGGCGACGAATCTCACAGAGGATCAGTGGCTCACGGTGCGTACATCTGCATTCAAGGCGTGGTTTGGGGATTGGGAAGCTGCAAATGCCCTAGAATTTGCGCTTCATGGCGATCCTGTGACGAGTCTTACAGGGCAGGAGTTTCAGCCGGACGGCGTAAAATTGACCGATAAAGTGCCGCTGTGGTATAAAGCACACTTCAATGGCGTTGCAAGCAATCCTGAGCTTGGTGAGGTCAAACTTGACCTTGAAGGTGTAAAGGATTCCATGGGTCACGGGATGGGACGCGAAAAGGCTGCTGCGTATGCGGCAGTTCCTTATATCATTGAGCACGGTATTGTGTATGACCGTCAGATGAATTGGAAGCAGCGCGGATATGATACGGCGGTTATCATTGCGCCGATCAAGTTTGCGGGACAAGACTATATCGGCGAGGTCGTTGTAAAGAGACAGCCAAATCGGCAGGGGTTCTATCTGCACGAAGTCGAGATACAGAAAAAGCTCGAGAGTGCGTTCAAGACCCCCACCAAAGGAGGCGCACCTCAAGCTTCTAGGTTAATTATTGCAGACCATCTCGAAAAAGTCAAGGATTGCTCCAAGGTTGTGGACGAGAACGGCGAGCCTCTTGTTGTGTATCATGGCAGCGATGCGAAGTTTGATGTCTTTGATAAGACCAAAGGGCGCAGCGGAATGGACATTCAAGGGATGTTCTTTTCCCCGTGGAAGGAGGATGCGCAGGGCTACGGAGGAAATGTCAGGGCGTTCTTCCTCAATATCAAGAATCCTGCAAATGAGGGGCGAGGCTATAAAGCTCTGAATCGTTACCAAGGACAGAACTATGCAGGGATAAAGGCGAGAGAAGATTTGACCGCCGAAGGTTATGACGGTGTCAACAACTCGGATGAGGAATTTATTGCTTTCGAGCCGAACCAGATCAAGTCGGTTGACAACAACGGCGCGTTCTCTTTCGACGACATGAATATCTTCCATCAGTCTGCATGGCACGGCTCGCCGCAGGACGCTGTGTCTTCGGAGATGGCGGCTGTCCGCAAGCGGTATGAGGGGACGCCGCAGTGGATGATGGCGCCGAACGGAAAGCCGACGAATCTCACGGAGGAGGAGTGGCTTGCTGTGCGCACGCCGGCCTTTAAGGCGGCGTTCGGTGACTGGGAGCAGGTGGCGGCGGCCGCGATACCGAAAATCAGGGTGCAGAATGTCCAAGAGGCAAAGGATGTCCTGCGTGCATTGGGCAATAAACCGCTGAAGAACGAGGCTACGGGGGTTGTTGCCTCTGTCAGTAAGCGCGGACGCGGCAAGTTGATCAGTTCCGGTGCACGTCGTCTGAGCGAGGAAAATGGATATACGGCTGAGGAACATTTGCTTGTGGCGGCAAATGTGGAGCAGCTGTTTCCGCATGCTGTTCTTTCGGAAACGCATGCGGATCGCAGCGGTGAACTGGTAAGCGTTAAGCTGTTCTCCGCCCTTGTCCTGCTGGGCAAAAAACCGGCGATTGCCTGTTTCACGGTGAAGGAAACGACAAACGCCGGTCATAAGATCTATAGCGTGCAGATGCTGGAATTAAAAAAATCGGCAGGTACGTTGCCAAGGTCTGCCGTAAAACGGTCCTCTGCCTCTGCCGATTTATCTAAAATTAGTATAGCAGAGTTGGCGGATCAGTTCAACCCCTTATTTGGGCGATTGGATGAAAACGGCGAGCCGCTTCCCTCTGTCCTGTCTTCCCGTCTCGCGCAGGCGCAGCAGCGGGCGATATACGGGGAGTTCTCAAAGGAGAACGGCAAGAAGATTATTACGCTCTTTGCCGGGGCGAATCCCTCGACGATGCTGCATGAGATGGGGCATATGTTCCTGGATGATCTGGATGCGCTGGCGCAGTTCGATGAGGCGTCGGCAAAGGATCTTGCCACTGTCAATGAATGGGCCGAGTGGCACGAGGGGGCGGCGAAGGAGTACGCAGATACGCCGTGGGCTCAGGAGTTCCGTGAACATGAGAAGGCAATCCGTGCGGCGCTGACTTCGGGCGACGCGATCGCTCTGAGGGCGGCAAGGAGTCGCTGGCGGCATGAGCGTTTTGCACGCGGGTTCGAGCTGTATCTCTATGAGGGGAAGGCGCCGTCGAAGGCGCTGCGGGGGGTGTTCCGCAGGTTCAAGCAGCTACTCCGCAGGATCTATCAGTTCGTGAAGGATGTGGGCGGTAAGCCCTCGCCCGAGGTGGAGGCGGTGATGGCGCGCATGATCGCCTCCGAGGAGGAGATCAAGGCGGCGGAGCTGGATGAACGCTGGCGTCCTGTGGACAGGCTCGGCGGCAAGGAGGCACTGGATGATCTCCTCGGGGAGAATGTGGCAGATACGTATGCGAAGTGGCTGGAGGAGGCACGGGAGGACG